aaaaataaaaaaaataaaacaaaaaaaaaagagacttttATGGCTAGATACTTAAGAAGCCTGCAGTTACAGTGTGTCTGGTGATTCGTGTGTTTGGTGATTCATTGATATTGTGTCTCCGGTGATTCATGTGTGTTGTGATTCATTGATAGTGTGCCAGTGAGATTATCATTCGTATTTTGTCTGTATGGCCAATCCAATtactatgcaagatcttgaaggtCTATTGGATCGGCTTATTACAGTTGCCACTCGATCAGGGGGTTCGTCAAGAGATAGTGGATCGCTGAATGCTCTTCAAGTGGCTGTAAAACTTGATGGCCCAGCGACATATTTACAATGGGAGAGGAGCACTCGTCTACTTGTACAAGGACGAAGTTTGGAGGGATATCTCACCGGCACAAAGAGGAAACCTGctaataatgagcaggatatggctcaatggagaatggagaactctgctGTTCTGGCGTTTCTTCTAAATACCATGACATCGAATGTGGCCAGAAGTGTGCAACTGTTGGAGACTGCACAGGAAGTCAGGGAGACGGTGGCCCAAATGTTCTCACACAAGCAGAATTCTGCTCAAGCATTTGAGATCCGTTCTCAATTACGTCAGCTTCGTCAGGAAGATTTATCTATCACTGAATATGCCACCGAGTTGAAACGTCTCTGGTCTGAAGCTGATCATTATAGAACTTTTGTTCCACAATGCTCCATCGATGTTGATGGATTTCAGAAATATTTAGAAGAAGAACGGGTTCAGGACTTTCTATATGGTCTGAATCCGGAATATGAATCTGTCAGAGTTCAGCTTCTCGCCAGAGATATTTTACCTATTTTAGGTCAAGTCTTCTCTACTGTTTTAAGCGAGGAGACACAGCGACgagtgacttctgactccaatagTTCTGTAAGATCAGCTCTTACTGTACAGCCACAGCAGGTAGGTGAGAAAGtatgttttcattgtaaaaagccTGGGCACACTAAGGTATTTTGCTGGGATCTCCATGGCCGCCCAAATCAGCCTGGGCATAGTAGTTGGGGCCGTGGTGGTCGTCGTAGTGGTGGAAGAACTGGAGGACAGAATCATATTCGTGGACCTGTCCAAGCCAATCTCTCTGAAGAGATCGAGAGTGCTATACACAGCTTATCTGCAGAGGAGTATTAGACCTTCCGATGAATGATGGAAAAGTATGAATCATCTTCTAACACTACACCTACTCTGGAACAGTCTAGCCATCAGGACGGATATCTTGACTCTTCTCTTGTTGCACACTCAGGTACTCCATATAAATTATCACATGCATTTACTTGCGGAATATCCAACTCCTGGGTAATAGACTCAGGAGCATCCAGTCACATGACAGGGGCATCTAATAGTTTTATTTCCTATTCACCATGTTCAGGACATGACAAAGTCCGAATAGCTGATGGATCCTTTACCCCTGTCTCAGGAAAAGGATCCATTGACTGTACTCCTAGTttaagattatcatcagtattgcaTGTTCCATCCTTTCCTACAAATTTACTCTTTATCAGCTCTGTTACTAGAGATTTGAATTGCTCTGTCACTTTTTGGCCTTCTCATTGTCTATTTCAGAAGCTGAAAATGGGGAAGA
Above is a genomic segment from Elaeis guineensis isolate ETL-2024a chromosome 1, EG11, whole genome shotgun sequence containing:
- the LOC140856371 gene encoding uncharacterized protein, which produces MANPITMQDLEGLLDRLITVATRSGGSSRDSGSLNALQVAVKLDGPATYLQWERSTRLLVQGRSLEGYLTGTKRKPANNEQDMAQWRMENSAVLAFLLNTMTSNVARSVQLLETAQEVRETVAQMFSHKQNSAQAFEIRSQLRQLRQEDLSITEYATELKRLWSEADHYRTFVPQCSIDVDGFQKYLEEERVQDFLYGLNPEYESVRVQLLARDILPILGQVFSTVLSEETQRRVTSDSNSSVRSALTVQPQQVGEKVCFHCKKPGHTKVFCWDLHGRPNQPGHSSWGRGGRRSGGRTGGQNHIRGPVQANLSEEIESAIHSLSAEEY